The following nucleotide sequence is from Natronorubrum aibiense.
GTTGTGGGCGGAGGTCGCCGCGCTCTTTGAGGTCAGCGATACGGTAAGCGAGCAACTGGGCGAGGGTAATCTGGGTCGCCATCTCCGCGAGTTTCTCTTGTTGGAGCTGGAAGCGCCCGATCGGGCCGCCGAACTGCTCGCGGTCTTTCGCGTACTGGCGAGCCTCTTCGAAGCAGTCTCGAGCGGCACCGACGGCACCCCACGCGATGCCGTAGCGCGCCTGCGTGAGACACGACAGCGGGCCTTTCATGCCCGAGACGTTCGGAAGCACGTTTTCCTCGGGGACGGAGACGTCGTTGAGACCGATTTCGCCCGTGATCGACGCCCGGAGCGACAGTTTCTCCGTAATCTTGTTCGTCGAGACGCCGTCGCGATCGGTCTCGACGAGGAAGCCCCGAACCGGGTCGTCCTCGCTCGAGCGGTCACGCGCCCAGACGATTGCAACGTCGGCGATGGGTGAGTTCGTGATCCACGTCTTCGAGCCGTTGAGGACGTAGCCGTCGCCGTCACGTTCGGCGTACGTTTCCATTCCCGACGGGTTCGAGCCGTGTTCGGGCTCCGTGAGGCCGAAACAGCCCACGGCCTCTCCCTGACCGAGCTTCGGCAGCCACTCCTCCTTCTGTGTTTCCGAGCCGTAGGCGTGGATCGGATACATGACGAGCGCCCCCTGCACTGAGGCCATCGACCGCAGCCCCGAGTCACACGCCTCGAGTTCCTGCATCAGCAGGCCGTAAGCCGTTTCGGAGACGTTCGGCGAGCCGTAGCCCTCGAGGTTCGGCGCGTAAAAGCCCAGTTCACCCATCTCCGAAATGAGTTCGGTCGGGAACGTCCCGTTCTCGAAGTGCTCGCCGATCTCGGGTCGAACCCGTTCGTCGACGAACTCGCGAGCTGTGTCCCGAATCAACTGTTCTTCTTGCGTCAGATCGTCCTCCAGGCTAACGAAGTCGAGCATTACAAGAGCGTACTGAGGGGAGCGATATAGTCCTTTGTCTCGGACGATCGGTAGCAATGTGTCTACGGTGCGGGTTCAGGAATCGAACACTGTTCGAGGCCGTCGAACGGAGCAGTCACTGATATGTGAGCTTGAGTTCGATCTCGTTGACTGCGCCCAACAACAGATTCGGAATCTCCTCGCGGTAGTACGAGCCGGTGAACCGTTTGGCCGGTCCCGCGACCGAGACGGCGCCGTGGACGCCGTCTTCGAGGACGATTGCCGTTCCCACGGCACGGATCTGTTTGTGCGATTCGCGGTCGTTGAACGAGATGCCCTCCTCACGGATTGTCTCGAGTTCCTGTTTGAGGTCGTCTCGAGCGGTGATCGTGTGATCGGACGCGGCTGCGAGTTCTTGGCGGTCGAGGATGTCATCCAGTTCGTCCTCGGGTAACTGTGCGAGAATCGCCTTCCCTGCGGAGAGCATATGCAGCGGCCGTCGTTTGCCGACCCAAGAGTCGGTCGGGACGCCACGATTACCGAAGAGCCGGTCGACGTAGACGGCCATGTCGTTCTCTCGTGTGACGAGGTTAACCGTCTCTCCGGTATCGTTGACCAGCTGTTCTAACACCGGTTTCGATGCGGTGAGCAGCCCATCGTAGTATCGTTTCGCCTGCGTTCCCGTATCCATGAACCGCAATCCGAGCCGATAGCCGTTTTCTTCCTCAACGACGTATCCGTGATCCTGCAGCGTCGAGAGATGCTCAGAGGCGGTACTGTTCGCGATGCCGACTTCGTCGGCGATGTCGGATAACCGGGCGCACTCGTGTTCGGCGAGCGTTTCGACGATGGCGAAAGTCGTCTCAGTCGCCTTAATGCGTCGCCCGTTACCGCTTCTGTATGTCATAATCAATAATTCGAGCAGTGGTTATATATACTCTTTGGTAACCGAGCCAACGATAATCTGGTGATTTCTCGTCCCTCCACCACTGAAACGAGTAATAGCAATATTTGCCCCACTGAGCTCTGTTGTCGATTTCGGTAATACCAAAATGTCCTTCGTGATAATTCCGGATAGATACACATGGTCGACACGACCGATCGCACCGCTCGAGTGACTAACCACGGACTGACCACAGCGGAGTAGCCACGGGCGACCGTCTGTCGAATATTACGTCTCCCGCGGCTGTAGTACTGTTCCCCGCGCAGTATGTGAGATAATCCCGTGATTCTGAGTGCTTCCGAATCTTACACCCATACTGTTGTAAAAACCACCCAACAGTAACTGCCAGCTGCATTATTTACATTCGGATGTTCGTCATCACCTCGTCCGCTAATCGTCTCGAGTATAGTTACAACCATACAGATGTAAAAATACGTGATACACCGCTCTCGTTTGCAGTCTCCGCTTCTGATCACTGCTGTAGCGGCAGAACCGACATTTCGGTATTACCGAAATCAAGCACAGGAATAATAATGTTGAACTACGATCTGTCGCGCCTCGCAGCGTCGTCACTGTCGTCGCCCCTTCAAAAAATCTATAATTCTTGGAATCGGTCTACTGGATCCGTGTGCTCTCCGTGACGAACGCCACTGCGGGTTTCGTTGAAACGTCTCAGCCAGTACCGACCACTACCACATCGACCGGCATCACAGGTTCGATGACCCCACGCCGCCGTCGATCGGAACCGCGACACCGTTGATAAATCCCGAGCACGGTGACGAGAGGAACGCGACGGTGTTCCCCAACCCCATCGGATCGCCGATCCGGCCCACTGGAACGTTCGAGCCACGTGCCTCGAGTCCCGCCTCGTAGGAATCGTACTCGCCACGCTCGACCGACTGTTCGACGAGATCACGGATTCGGTCGGTCTCGTGAGGGCCGGGAAGCACGGCGTTGGCCCGGATTTCGGGCGCAAACTCCGTCGAGAGCGTTTTCTCGAGGCCGATGACACCCATTCGGACCGAATTCGAGAGCACGAGGCTGTCGATCGCCTCTTTGACGCTTCTCGAAGTGATAGTGACGATTGTTCCACCGTCGCCGTCTCGAAGGTGCGGTTCAGCCTCCCGCGCGAGGCGAACGACGCTCATCACGAGCAGGTCGTACGCCTGATACCAGTCGTCGTCGTCGGTCTCGAGAAACGGGCCGGATGGCGGCCCGCCTGCACTCGTTACCAGATGGTCGAGGCCGCCGAACTCGTCGACGGTCGTCTGGACGAGCTGGCGGATGTCGGCCTTGGCCGTCAGGTCGCCCGGCTGTGCCACGACCTCGCCGGAGCCGGCTGTCTCGATCTCTGCTTTGGCTGCCTCGAGTCGCGACTCGTCTCGGCCGTTGATGACGACGTTGACGCCCTCGCGGACGAGTGCCGTCGCCGATGCCTTGCCCAGCCCGCTGGAGGACGCTGTGACGAGTGCCGTGTTACCACGTAGCTGTAAATCCATCACGATATACTCCAAGAGTAGCGATAAAAAGATTGCTGTCGCGACAGTCAGGCTATCGCTGGGTGAAACCGACACAAAGCAGTGGTATTCAATAGTACTGCCCCTGACAACTCGCTATGGCGCGCGTTCCACTGCA
It contains:
- a CDS encoding SDR family oxidoreductase, coding for MDLQLRGNTALVTASSSGLGKASATALVREGVNVVINGRDESRLEAAKAEIETAGSGEVVAQPGDLTAKADIRQLVQTTVDEFGGLDHLVTSAGGPPSGPFLETDDDDWYQAYDLLVMSVVRLAREAEPHLRDGDGGTIVTITSRSVKEAIDSLVLSNSVRMGVIGLEKTLSTEFAPEIRANAVLPGPHETDRIRDLVEQSVERGEYDSYEAGLEARGSNVPVGRIGDPMGLGNTVAFLSSPCSGFINGVAVPIDGGVGSSNL
- a CDS encoding acyl-CoA dehydrogenase family protein, encoding MLDFVSLEDDLTQEEQLIRDTAREFVDERVRPEIGEHFENGTFPTELISEMGELGFYAPNLEGYGSPNVSETAYGLLMQELEACDSGLRSMASVQGALVMYPIHAYGSETQKEEWLPKLGQGEAVGCFGLTEPEHGSNPSGMETYAERDGDGYVLNGSKTWITNSPIADVAIVWARDRSSEDDPVRGFLVETDRDGVSTNKITEKLSLRASITGEIGLNDVSVPEENVLPNVSGMKGPLSCLTQARYGIAWGAVGAARDCFEEARQYAKDREQFGGPIGRFQLQQEKLAEMATQITLAQLLAYRIADLKERGDLRPQHISMAKRNNVRMARDQSRVAREMLGGNGITTDYSPMRHMANLETVYTYEGTHDIHTLVLGHDLTGIPAYEQ
- a CDS encoding IclR family transcriptional regulator, whose product is MTYRSGNGRRIKATETTFAIVETLAEHECARLSDIADEVGIANSTASEHLSTLQDHGYVVEEENGYRLGLRFMDTGTQAKRYYDGLLTASKPVLEQLVNDTGETVNLVTRENDMAVYVDRLFGNRGVPTDSWVGKRRPLHMLSAGKAILAQLPEDELDDILDRQELAAASDHTITARDDLKQELETIREEGISFNDRESHKQIRAVGTAIVLEDGVHGAVSVAGPAKRFTGSYYREEIPNLLLGAVNEIELKLTYQ